From the Maniola jurtina chromosome Z, ilManJurt1.1, whole genome shotgun sequence genome, one window contains:
- the LOC123880416 gene encoding potassium channel subfamily T member 2 isoform X11 — MELSGGGESADGPSSRGSAKVNFPPDVESDRRPTGTFGGITAAAFHRGRGRSMSAWSDISRSSIRFEERVRVEYYVNENTFKERLQLYFIKNQRSSLRIRIVNLFFKLLACVLYIFRVCADGDPISASCYGCKPGNKTEFEYSANLTEEEFQEHPIINWDGIIWVNRPLYLWGVQAVLAMISLSEAILLVYLGYKGNIWQQVLSFHFILEMVNTVPFALTVPFPPLRNLFIPVFLNCWLAKRSLENMFNDLHRAMQKSQSALSQQLMILCVTLLCLVFTSVCGIQHFQRAGHRHLNLFQATYFVVVTFSTVGYGDFVPDIWPSQLFMVIMIGVALVVLPTQFEQLAFTWMERQKLGGSYSSHRAQSEKHVVVCSTTLHADTIMDFLNEFYAHPLLQDYYVVLLSPMELDTTMRMILQVPIWAQRVIYIQGSCLKDTDLIRARMNEAEACFILAARNYADKTAADEHTILRSWAVKDFAPDVPQYVQIFRPENKLHVKFAEFVVCEDEFKYALLANNCTCPGASTLVTLLLHTSRGQEGQQSPEEWHRLYGKCSGNEIYHIVLGDSRFFGEYEGKSFTYASFHSHRKYGVALVGVRPAELPEFYEDTILLNPGPRHIMKSSDTCYYMSITKEENSAFVVSDKQTESKANVIPKDQTACSLLSNEKKIADAEDGTGQQKTPDGSNVAHYDLPQVILQAPASSTPNASPSRINPANTVSSANLTVAGSKMEGVSTSGSDSRTCLKDSPATDSATDSHLLLPRPDNTNFLSPDFLSCRRGSRRPSILPVPDMVTSTLNIATDNQDEEVEADESEDELDDDVPWRSPSEKIAIVKGFPPVSPFIGVSPTLCYLLKEKKPLCCLQLAQVCEHCAYRNAKEYQWQNKTIILAADYASNGIYNFIIPLRAHFRSKTSLNPIILLLERRPDIAFLDSISYFPLVYWMLGSIDCLDDLLRAGITLAENVVVVNKELSNSAEEDSLSDCNTIVAVQTMFKFFPSIKSITELSQSSNMRFMQFRAHDKYALHLSKMEKREKERGSHISYMFRLPFAAGSVFSASMLDTLLYQAFVKDYVITFVRLLLGVDQAPGSGFLTSMKITKEDMWIRTYGRLYQKLCSTTCEIPIGIYRTQDTSLADQAHHVSMSPRTPSRWFWPRLAGMRPSRASQASEEDGVAGDGNPEGTGRERNRRGPTGCLSGCYGDRTPAYSASLADEARDNHAQQIERAEIANLVRSRMESLKLTGIDYDDVSEKRNSLSYVIINPSCDLNLQEGDIIYLVRPSPFSAQKTFERHNSRRKSNISFCSGALIQAVAAGSRRGSALAGLTSLSPRAPPLTTTKANSLSLPDSPTILTDFRGRSNSLRVVDDILLRRSNSLRQGLGPVNSRRRKSSLEEIGISHFNSLLQHQQQQQLQDANAIKIALNSSIGLEVTPPDEGPVDRLGGPLGGYQDMGVAFPSTSTGSGLPPPTPDPQHLQGTIV, encoded by the exons AGTTCGTGTGGAGTATTACGTGAACGAGAACACTTTTAAAGAAAGACTGCAATTGTATTTTATAAAGAACCAACGTTCGA GTTTACGCATTAGAATAGTAAATCTATTTTTCAAGCTTCTAGCTTGTGTTCTCTATATATTTCGTGTTTGCGCCGATGGAGATCCCATTTCTGCCTCCTg ttatGGATGTAAACCAGGCAATAAGACTGAATTTGAATATTCAGCTAATCTAACTGAAGAGGAGTTTCAGGAGCATCCAATCATCAACTGGGATGGAATAATATGGGTGAACCGGCCGCTGTATCTTTGGGGAGTGCAAGCGGTCTTGGCTATGATCTCATTATCCGAAGCTATTTTGCTTGTTTATCTTGGATACAAG GGCAACATATGGCAACAGGTCCTGTCTTTCCACTTCATATTGGAGATGGTGAACACGGTGCCATTTGCACTTACC GTCCCATTCCCGCCTCTTCGCAATTTGTTTATCCCGGTATTTTTAAACTGTTGGCTTGCAAAGAGATCacttgaaaacatgttt AACGATTTACATCGCGCAATGCAAAAGTCTCAGTCGGCTCTATCTCAGCAACTAATGATTCTTTGTGTCACACTGCTATGTCTTGTCTTTACTAG CGTATGTGGTATCCAACATTTTCAACGTGCTGGTCATCGTCACTTGAATTTGTTCCAAGCGACCTACTTTGTGGTTGTCACCTTCTCAACGGTGGGATATGGCGACTTTGTACCAGATATTTGGCCTTCACAACTATTCATGGTTATTATGATTGGGGTTGCTCTCGTCGTCTTACCTACACAG TTCGAACAACTTGCGTTTACGTGGATGGAAAGGCAGAAGTTAGGTGGATCTTACTCATCACACCGGGCCCAGTCAGAGAAACACGTTGTAGTTTGCTCAACAACCCTTCACGCTGATACAATCATGGATTTTCTAAACGAGTTTTATGCTCACCCATTGCTGCAAGACTATTACGTGGTATTGTTATCACCAATGGAGCTCGATACTACTATGAGGATGATCTTACAG GTCCCCATTTGGGCTCAACGTGTGATATACATCCAAGGCTCCTGCCTGAAAGACACTGATCTGATCCGAGCACGGATGAATGAAGCCGAGGCATGCTTTATCCTTGCCGCAAGGAATTATGCTGACAAAACGGCTGCTGACGAACATACTATTTTACG GTCCTGGGCTGTGAAGGATTTTGCTCCGGACGTGCCACAATACGTACAGATTTTTCGCCCTGAGAACAAGCTGCATGTAAAATTTGCAGAATTTGTTGTATGTGAAGATGAATTCAAATACGCGCTGCTTGCCAATAATTGCACCTGTCCTGGAGCCTCTACCCTCGTCACTCTTCTGCTACATACCAGCCGGGGCCA GGAAGGGCAACAATCCCCAGAAGAATGGCATCGCCTATATGGAAAATGTTCTGGAAATGAAATTTATCACATTGTTCTTGGCGACAGTCGGTTTTTTGGTGAATACGAAGGAAAAAGCTTTACATATGCCAGTTTCCATTCGCACCGAAA GTACGGTGTTGCTCTAGTCGGTGTTCGCCCAGCTGAACTTCCCGAATTTTATGAAGACACTATTCTCTTAAATCCAGGCCCGCGACATATCATGAAAAGCAGCGACACGTGTTATTACATGAGTATCACGAAGGAAGAAAATTCTGCTTTTGTAGTTTCCGATAAACAGACGGAAAGCAAAGCTAATGTTATACCTAAAGATCAAACCGCGTGTAGTCTTCTCTCTAACGAGAAGAAAATTGCGGACGCAGAAGATGGAACGGGACAGCAAAAAACACCAGACGGTAGTAATGTGGCTCACTACGACCTCCCACAAGTGATTCTACAAGCTCCCGCGAGTTCCACACCAAACGCATCGCCATCACGCATCAACCCAGCTAATACTGTATCATCCGCTAATTTAACTGTTGCTGGCT cTAAAATGGAAGGAGTGTCGACATCAGGCTCAGACTCTCGTACCTGCTTAAAAGATTCCCCAGCCACTGACAGTGCTACTGACAGTCATCTTTTGCTCCCGCGACCTGATAATACAAATTTCTTAAGCCCAGATTTCCTAAGCTGCCGCCGAG GCAGCAGACGCCCTTCCATTTTACCCGTGCCTGACATGGTAACGAGTACCCTGAACATAGCCACCGACAACCAGGATGAAGAGGTGGAGGCAGATGAAAGCGAGGACGAGCTTGACGATGATGTGCCTTGGCGTTCCCCTTCCGAGAAGATTGC GATCGTTAAAGGTTTTCCACCCGTATCACCCTTTATCGGTGTAAGTCCAACTCTATGTTATTTGCTGAAAGAAAAGAAGCCTCTCTGCTGTCTTCAATTGGCACAAGTGTGTGAGCATTGTGCCTACCGAAACGCGAAGGAATACCAGTGGCAAAACAAGACGATAATCCTCGCCGCCGACTACGCATCTAATGgaatctataattttattattcccCTGCGCGCCCATTTCAGATCCAAGACCTCATTGAACCCCATTATTCTTTTACTGGAACGCAGACCTGATATAGCTTTCTTGGATTCTATCTCGTACTTTCCGCTGGTCTATTGGATGCTAGGTTCTATTGATTG TTTAGATGACCTCTTGCGCGCTGGAATAACTTTAGCAGAGAATGTAGTCGTGGTGAATAAGGAGTTATCCAATTCTGCCGAAGAAGACAGTCTCTCAGACTGTAACACCATAGTAGCAGTGCAGACAATGTTCAA atTCTTTCCTTCAATCAAATCTATAACGGAGCTATCGCAATCGTCAAATATGCGCTTCATGCAATTCAGGGCTCATGATAAATATGCATTACATCTCTCTAAAATGGAAAAG CGTGAAAAGGAAAGGGGATCGCATATTTCCTACATGTTCCGATTGCCCTTTGCTGCCGGCTCCGTGTTTTCCGCCTCAATGTTAGACACACTTCTATACCAGGCCTTTGTAAAAGACTATGTCATTACATTTGTCAGATTATTGTTGGGCGTCGATCAGGCACCTGGTTCAGGATTCCTTACCTCC ATGAAAATAACGAAGGAGGATATGTGGATTCGTACGTACGGTCGGCTGTATCAAAAGTTATGTTCTACTACATGCGAAATTCCAATCGGGATATATCGCACTCAGGACACAAGCCTAGCCGATCAGGCTCACCACGTGAGTATGTCGCCACGGACCCCGTCAAGGTGGTTCTGGCCACGCCTCGCGGGCATGCGACCATCGCGCGCATCG CAGGCCTCAGAGGAAGATGGGGTGGCGGGTGATGGAAACCCCGAGGGGACGGGCAGAGAACGTAATCGTCGCGGACCCACCGGCTGCCTCAGCGGATGTTACGGCGACCGCACACCCGCG TATTCAGCGAGCTTAGCAGATGAAGCAAGAGACAACCACGCCCAGCAAATCGAACGAGCAGAAATAGCTAATCTTGTAAGATCTCGAATGGAGTCATTAAAATTGACTGGTATAGATTATGATGATGTCAGTGAAAAAAGAAACAGTCTATCTTACGTAATCATAAACCCAAGCTGCGATCTCAATTTACAGGAAGGCGATAtaat ATACTTGGTACGCCCTTCACCATTCTCAGCGCAAAAAACATTCGAACGCCATAACAGTCGCCGAAAATCGAACATTAGTTTTTGTTCTGGAGCCCTGATCCAGGCCGTAGCAGCGGGCAGCCGTCGCGGTTCTGCGCTCGCTGGGCTCACGAGCCTCTCTCCTCGAGCTCCACCTCTCACTACCACCAAAGCAAATTCCCTTTCTCTGCCTGACAGTCCTACCATCCTCACCGACTTTCGCGGTCGCTCTAACTCTCTTCGAGTGGTAGATGACATCTTACTACGACGTTCTAACTCTCTTCGACAAGGACTAGGGCCAGTCAATAGTCGACGCCGCAAGAGTAGCCTCGAAGAGATTGGAATTTCACATTTTAATTCGCTGCTGCAACATCAACAGCAGCAGCAACTACAAGATGCGAATGCTATTAAAATTGCCCTGAATAGCAGCATCGGACTGGAAGTGACGCCGCCCGATGAAGGTCCTGTAGATCGGCTAGGAGGGCCACTAGGAGGATATCAAGATATGGGTGTTGCGTTTCCTTCGACTTCCACGGGATCTGGTCTACCACCACCGACACCAGATCCGCAACATCTGCAGGGAACGATCGTATGA
- the LOC123880416 gene encoding potassium channel subfamily T member 2 isoform X10: MELSGGGESADGPSSRGSAKVNFPPDVESDRRPTGTFGGITAAAFHRGRGRSMSAWSDISRSSIRFEERVRVEYYVNENTFKERLQLYFIKNQRSSLRIRIVNLFFKLLACVLYIFRVCADGDPISASCYGCKPGNKTEFEYSANLTEEEFQEHPIINWDGIIWVNRPLYLWGVQAVLAMISLSEAILLVYLGYKGNIWQQVLSFHFILEMVNTVPFALTVPFPPLRNLFIPVFLNCWLAKRSLENMFNDLHRAMQKSQSALSQQLMILCVTLLCLVFTSVCGIQHFQRAGHRHLNLFQATYFVVVTFSTVGYGDFVPDIWPSQLFMVIMIGVALVVLPTQFEQLAFTWMERQKLGGSYSSHRAQSEKHVVVCSTTLHADTIMDFLNEFYAHPLLQDYYVVLLSPMELDTTMRMILQVPIWAQRVIYIQGSCLKDTDLIRARMNEAEACFILAARNYADKTAADEHTILRSWAVKDFAPDVPQYVQIFRPENKLHVKFAEFVVCEDEFKYALLANNCTCPGASTLVTLLLHTSRGQEGQQSPEEWHRLYGKCSGNEIYHIVLGDSRFFGEYEGKSFTYASFHSHRKYGVALVGVRPAELPEFYEDTILLNPGPRHIMKSSDTCYYMSITKEENSAFVVSDKQTESKANVIPKDQTACSLLSNEKKIADAEDGTGQQKTPDGSNVAHYDLPQVILQAPASSTPNASPSRINPANTVSSANLTVAGSKMEGVSTSGSDSRTCLKDSPATDSATDSHLLLPRPDNTNFLSPDFLSCRRGSRRPSILPVPDMVTSTLNIATDNQDEEVEADESEDELDDDVPWRSPSEKIAIVKGFPPVSPFIGVSPTLCYLLKEKKPLCCLQLAQVCEHCAYRNAKEYQWQNKTIILAADYASNGIYNFIIPLRAHFRSKTSLNPIILLLERRPDIAFLDSISYFPLVYWMLGSIDCLDDLLRAGITLAENVVVVNKELSNSAEEDSLSDCNTIVAVQTMFKFFPSIKSITELSQSSNMRFMQFRAHDKYALHLSKMEKTLILQREKERGSHISYMFRLPFAAGSVFSASMLDTLLYQAFVKDYVITFVRLLLGVDQAPGSGFLTSMKITKEDMWIRTYGRLYQKLCSTTCEIPIGIYRTQDTSLADQAHHVSMSPRTPSRWFWPRLAGMRPSRASQASEEDGVAGDGNPEGTGRERNRRGPTGCLSGCYGDRTPAYSASLADEARDNHAQQIERAEIANLVRSRMESLKLTGIDYDDVSEKRNSLSYVIINPSCDLNLQEGDIIYLVRPSPFSAQKTFERHNSRRKSNISFCSGALIQAVAAGSRRGSALAGLTSLSPRAPPLTTTKANSLSLPDSPTILTDFRGRSNSLRVVDDILLRRSNSLRQGLGPVNSRRRKSSLEEIGISHFNSLLQHQQQQQLQDANAIKIALNSSIGLEVTPPDEGPVDRLGGPLGGYQDMGVAFPSTSTGSGLPPPTPDPQHLQGTIV; the protein is encoded by the exons AGTTCGTGTGGAGTATTACGTGAACGAGAACACTTTTAAAGAAAGACTGCAATTGTATTTTATAAAGAACCAACGTTCGA GTTTACGCATTAGAATAGTAAATCTATTTTTCAAGCTTCTAGCTTGTGTTCTCTATATATTTCGTGTTTGCGCCGATGGAGATCCCATTTCTGCCTCCTg ttatGGATGTAAACCAGGCAATAAGACTGAATTTGAATATTCAGCTAATCTAACTGAAGAGGAGTTTCAGGAGCATCCAATCATCAACTGGGATGGAATAATATGGGTGAACCGGCCGCTGTATCTTTGGGGAGTGCAAGCGGTCTTGGCTATGATCTCATTATCCGAAGCTATTTTGCTTGTTTATCTTGGATACAAG GGCAACATATGGCAACAGGTCCTGTCTTTCCACTTCATATTGGAGATGGTGAACACGGTGCCATTTGCACTTACC GTCCCATTCCCGCCTCTTCGCAATTTGTTTATCCCGGTATTTTTAAACTGTTGGCTTGCAAAGAGATCacttgaaaacatgttt AACGATTTACATCGCGCAATGCAAAAGTCTCAGTCGGCTCTATCTCAGCAACTAATGATTCTTTGTGTCACACTGCTATGTCTTGTCTTTACTAG CGTATGTGGTATCCAACATTTTCAACGTGCTGGTCATCGTCACTTGAATTTGTTCCAAGCGACCTACTTTGTGGTTGTCACCTTCTCAACGGTGGGATATGGCGACTTTGTACCAGATATTTGGCCTTCACAACTATTCATGGTTATTATGATTGGGGTTGCTCTCGTCGTCTTACCTACACAG TTCGAACAACTTGCGTTTACGTGGATGGAAAGGCAGAAGTTAGGTGGATCTTACTCATCACACCGGGCCCAGTCAGAGAAACACGTTGTAGTTTGCTCAACAACCCTTCACGCTGATACAATCATGGATTTTCTAAACGAGTTTTATGCTCACCCATTGCTGCAAGACTATTACGTGGTATTGTTATCACCAATGGAGCTCGATACTACTATGAGGATGATCTTACAG GTCCCCATTTGGGCTCAACGTGTGATATACATCCAAGGCTCCTGCCTGAAAGACACTGATCTGATCCGAGCACGGATGAATGAAGCCGAGGCATGCTTTATCCTTGCCGCAAGGAATTATGCTGACAAAACGGCTGCTGACGAACATACTATTTTACG GTCCTGGGCTGTGAAGGATTTTGCTCCGGACGTGCCACAATACGTACAGATTTTTCGCCCTGAGAACAAGCTGCATGTAAAATTTGCAGAATTTGTTGTATGTGAAGATGAATTCAAATACGCGCTGCTTGCCAATAATTGCACCTGTCCTGGAGCCTCTACCCTCGTCACTCTTCTGCTACATACCAGCCGGGGCCA GGAAGGGCAACAATCCCCAGAAGAATGGCATCGCCTATATGGAAAATGTTCTGGAAATGAAATTTATCACATTGTTCTTGGCGACAGTCGGTTTTTTGGTGAATACGAAGGAAAAAGCTTTACATATGCCAGTTTCCATTCGCACCGAAA GTACGGTGTTGCTCTAGTCGGTGTTCGCCCAGCTGAACTTCCCGAATTTTATGAAGACACTATTCTCTTAAATCCAGGCCCGCGACATATCATGAAAAGCAGCGACACGTGTTATTACATGAGTATCACGAAGGAAGAAAATTCTGCTTTTGTAGTTTCCGATAAACAGACGGAAAGCAAAGCTAATGTTATACCTAAAGATCAAACCGCGTGTAGTCTTCTCTCTAACGAGAAGAAAATTGCGGACGCAGAAGATGGAACGGGACAGCAAAAAACACCAGACGGTAGTAATGTGGCTCACTACGACCTCCCACAAGTGATTCTACAAGCTCCCGCGAGTTCCACACCAAACGCATCGCCATCACGCATCAACCCAGCTAATACTGTATCATCCGCTAATTTAACTGTTGCTGGCT cTAAAATGGAAGGAGTGTCGACATCAGGCTCAGACTCTCGTACCTGCTTAAAAGATTCCCCAGCCACTGACAGTGCTACTGACAGTCATCTTTTGCTCCCGCGACCTGATAATACAAATTTCTTAAGCCCAGATTTCCTAAGCTGCCGCCGAG GCAGCAGACGCCCTTCCATTTTACCCGTGCCTGACATGGTAACGAGTACCCTGAACATAGCCACCGACAACCAGGATGAAGAGGTGGAGGCAGATGAAAGCGAGGACGAGCTTGACGATGATGTGCCTTGGCGTTCCCCTTCCGAGAAGATTGC GATCGTTAAAGGTTTTCCACCCGTATCACCCTTTATCGGTGTAAGTCCAACTCTATGTTATTTGCTGAAAGAAAAGAAGCCTCTCTGCTGTCTTCAATTGGCACAAGTGTGTGAGCATTGTGCCTACCGAAACGCGAAGGAATACCAGTGGCAAAACAAGACGATAATCCTCGCCGCCGACTACGCATCTAATGgaatctataattttattattcccCTGCGCGCCCATTTCAGATCCAAGACCTCATTGAACCCCATTATTCTTTTACTGGAACGCAGACCTGATATAGCTTTCTTGGATTCTATCTCGTACTTTCCGCTGGTCTATTGGATGCTAGGTTCTATTGATTG TTTAGATGACCTCTTGCGCGCTGGAATAACTTTAGCAGAGAATGTAGTCGTGGTGAATAAGGAGTTATCCAATTCTGCCGAAGAAGACAGTCTCTCAGACTGTAACACCATAGTAGCAGTGCAGACAATGTTCAA atTCTTTCCTTCAATCAAATCTATAACGGAGCTATCGCAATCGTCAAATATGCGCTTCATGCAATTCAGGGCTCATGATAAATATGCATTACATCTCTCTAAAATGGAAAAG acCTTGATTTTGCAGCGTGAAAAGGAAAGGGGATCGCATATTTCCTACATGTTCCGATTGCCCTTTGCTGCCGGCTCCGTGTTTTCCGCCTCAATGTTAGACACACTTCTATACCAGGCCTTTGTAAAAGACTATGTCATTACATTTGTCAGATTATTGTTGGGCGTCGATCAGGCACCTGGTTCAGGATTCCTTACCTCC ATGAAAATAACGAAGGAGGATATGTGGATTCGTACGTACGGTCGGCTGTATCAAAAGTTATGTTCTACTACATGCGAAATTCCAATCGGGATATATCGCACTCAGGACACAAGCCTAGCCGATCAGGCTCACCACGTGAGTATGTCGCCACGGACCCCGTCAAGGTGGTTCTGGCCACGCCTCGCGGGCATGCGACCATCGCGCGCATCG CAGGCCTCAGAGGAAGATGGGGTGGCGGGTGATGGAAACCCCGAGGGGACGGGCAGAGAACGTAATCGTCGCGGACCCACCGGCTGCCTCAGCGGATGTTACGGCGACCGCACACCCGCG TATTCAGCGAGCTTAGCAGATGAAGCAAGAGACAACCACGCCCAGCAAATCGAACGAGCAGAAATAGCTAATCTTGTAAGATCTCGAATGGAGTCATTAAAATTGACTGGTATAGATTATGATGATGTCAGTGAAAAAAGAAACAGTCTATCTTACGTAATCATAAACCCAAGCTGCGATCTCAATTTACAGGAAGGCGATAtaat ATACTTGGTACGCCCTTCACCATTCTCAGCGCAAAAAACATTCGAACGCCATAACAGTCGCCGAAAATCGAACATTAGTTTTTGTTCTGGAGCCCTGATCCAGGCCGTAGCAGCGGGCAGCCGTCGCGGTTCTGCGCTCGCTGGGCTCACGAGCCTCTCTCCTCGAGCTCCACCTCTCACTACCACCAAAGCAAATTCCCTTTCTCTGCCTGACAGTCCTACCATCCTCACCGACTTTCGCGGTCGCTCTAACTCTCTTCGAGTGGTAGATGACATCTTACTACGACGTTCTAACTCTCTTCGACAAGGACTAGGGCCAGTCAATAGTCGACGCCGCAAGAGTAGCCTCGAAGAGATTGGAATTTCACATTTTAATTCGCTGCTGCAACATCAACAGCAGCAGCAACTACAAGATGCGAATGCTATTAAAATTGCCCTGAATAGCAGCATCGGACTGGAAGTGACGCCGCCCGATGAAGGTCCTGTAGATCGGCTAGGAGGGCCACTAGGAGGATATCAAGATATGGGTGTTGCGTTTCCTTCGACTTCCACGGGATCTGGTCTACCACCACCGACACCAGATCCGCAACATCTGCAGGGAACGATCGTATGA